From the Hymenobacter yonginensis genome, one window contains:
- a CDS encoding DUF1684 domain-containing protein, with amino-acid sequence MKYLFIMLGVTVPSNIALAQVTSPHPKEAEHARQVAAFQQELNTEFRDSTRTPLPRPARATFAGLPFYPVRYAACVVARFVADSLSAPFPMQTSTLRRPLYRKYGVLEFVLDGQPQRLTVYQSLDLLKTAEYRDYLFVPFTDRTNGHGSYGGGRYIDLRRGQIRGGQVLLDFNRAYNPYCAYQTGYSCPVPPPENRLAVEVQAGVMSAH; translated from the coding sequence GTGCCTTCCAACATTGCCCTTGCCCAAGTCACTTCCCCGCACCCTAAAGAAGCAGAGCACGCCCGCCAAGTAGCGGCCTTTCAGCAGGAGCTCAACACGGAGTTCCGCGACTCAACCCGCACGCCGCTGCCCCGCCCGGCCCGCGCCACGTTTGCTGGGCTGCCGTTTTACCCGGTCCGCTACGCCGCCTGCGTGGTAGCTCGTTTCGTAGCTGATTCGCTCTCGGCCCCGTTCCCGATGCAAACCAGCACCCTGCGGCGGCCACTCTACCGCAAGTACGGCGTGCTGGAGTTCGTCCTCGACGGCCAGCCCCAGCGGCTCACCGTGTACCAGAGCCTGGACCTGCTGAAAACCGCCGAGTACCGCGACTACCTGTTCGTGCCTTTCACCGACCGCACCAATGGCCACGGCAGCTACGGCGGCGGCCGTTATATCGACCTGCGCCGGGGCCAGATCCGCGGCGGCCAGGTGCTGCTTGACTTCAACCGGGCCTACAACCCGTACTGCGCGTATCAGACCGGCTACTCCTGCCCCGTGCCCCCGCCCGAGAACCGCCTAGCTGTGGAGGTGCAGGCCGGGGTGATGAGCGCGCACTGA